From a single Silene latifolia isolate original U9 population chromosome 6, ASM4854445v1, whole genome shotgun sequence genomic region:
- the LOC141658887 gene encoding uncharacterized protein LOC141658887, with protein MASKQERREELDARAKKGETVIPGGTGGKSLEAQEHLAEGRSKGGQTRSEQLGHEGYQELGRKGGETRKEQLGHEGYQELGHKGGEARKEQLGHEGYQDMGHKGGETRKEQIGSEGYREMGRKGGLSTMDKSGGERAEEEGIEIDESKYRTRDT; from the exons ATGGCATCAAAACAAGAAAGGAGGGAAGAACTAGATGCTAGGGCTAAGAAGGGTGAGACGGTTATCCCTGGCGGCACTGGTGGCAAGTCCCTTGAAGCCCAAGAGCACCTTGCCGAAG GGAGGAGCAAGGGAGGACAGACAAGAAGCGAGCAGCTAGGCCACGAGGGGTACCAGGAGTTGGGCCGCAAAGGTGGGGAGACCAGGAAGGAGCAACTTGGACACGAAGGGTACCAGGAGTTGGGCCACAAAGGCGGGGAGGCTAGGAAGGAGCAGCTTGGCCATGAGGGATACCAGGACATGGGACACAAGGGAGGGGAGACAAGGAAGGAGCAGATAGGGAGCGAGGGGTACCGTGAGATGGGCCGTAAAGGTGGGCTGAGCACCATGGACAAGTCAGGTGGAGAACGTGCTGAGGAGGAAGGTATCGAGATCGATGAGTCCAAGTACCGCACCCGCGATACCTGA
- the LOC141588421 gene encoding uncharacterized protein LOC141588421: protein MKSSARCFIRVSNWRVRLVWGTTDGGSPAYRLTRKLTRVRSCVKKWTLDKKAEWNAKWDDFDRQLEHGINVACNGGGEEEYTRVNEELRAYATAAAKFWKQRAKIKWTVEGDTCTKFFFNWVKGRAGRNFIHGIKGEDGQWRYDEEVVSGAFQSSYMDLFRASSNGIISREPTDLERLIGHLRFQVTQDEADRLSRPFTAKEVRGAVFQMGAFKAPGPDGIPACFYQKCWSMVKHDFTKATLSILNSGMVLKEINRTFITLIPKNDAPEGVSDYRPISLCNVIMRVITKCIANRLAKVMGALVSETQNAFLPGRSISDNILLDHEAVHSVSRHKKGLQGRCVFKADMSKAYDRIRWDFLELILVKIGLPQKMVRLIMNCVTSVSYEILFNGTSLPQFKPQCGLRQGDPLSPYLFLLCMEVLSANIEHAQEAGIVHGFKLCRGVRPITHLFFADDAVFFFKDKERSASHLMNIINDYCEVSGQKINPEKSGIIFSPNMTLANAQTILRTFNVRRNKGIGKYLGIPAEFQKSKKDIFQALVDHITKRISSWNGIFLSPAGRLTLISSVLSNLSNYFLSVFKIPRLVSGDKSLFCTVFRQKLFGSQVFDPGKLPCKGTSGSWGLRSILHGFQKIKDFFGWKPGRNSSLNVWTTRWVGGAYPEPKDNWLGHENVHMTNLQVRHLLLPNGNWNELFVRALFREEHAERILATRARSTNLVDGIFWPFTKDGVFTVKSGYGLIFEEYMNRKGTLKDKARIGNRGKVFCRTQLWNLPVPNTWKILLWRIITNTLSVGKEFQQRNMELDVSCGLCGDYQNHLETVEHLFRDCEVSARIWAGSDLGIKVDGAKSLNMTDWIIDWTRYLAKQEGGIKRVILFIAIFWGLWIIRNKVKFEGLATNPHLLFGRIFDLINEKVRTLCEQVDGKGSKAGSVRSTGEPFEETNADLRDGHSFQMIGKPDQCNVLRVKVDASWERSYRAAIGWVAYDESGHEFFRRQVRTRAESIAAALGIRDVLGWASSGVFST from the exons ATGAAATCAAGCGCAAGGTGTTTCATACGGGTATCGAATTGGCGG GTTCGGCTTGTTTGGGGCACTACGGATGGTGGTTCTCCGGCGTATCGTCTAACGAGGAAGCTAACCAGAGTGCGGAGCTGCGTTAAAAAATGGACTTTGGATAAGAAAGCGGAATGGAATGCTAAGTGGGATGATTTTGATCGGCAGCTAGAGCATGGGATTAATGTAGCGTGCAATGGGGGAGGGGAGGAAGAGTATACGAGAGTGAACGAGGAGCTCCGAGCATATGCGACTGCTGCAGCAAAGTTTTGGAAGCAACGGGCAAAGATTAAGTGGACAGTAGAGGGGGATACCTGCACAAAATTCTTCTTTAATTGGGTGAAGGGTCGGGCGGGAAGAAATTTTATTCATGGGATAAAAGGGGAGGATGGTCAATGGAGGTATGATGAGGAGGTCGTCAGTGGAGCTTTTCAAAGCTCTTATATGGATTTATTTCGGGCTTCAAGCAATGGTATCATTTCGAGAGAGCCTACGGATCTGGAACGACTCATAGGGCATTTAAGGTTTCAAGTGACTCAAGATGAGGCGGATAGGCTATCCAGGCCATTCACTGCAAAAGAGGTACGTGGCGCTGTTTTTCAAATGGGGGCCTTTAAAGCTCCGGGTCCCGATGGTATCCCTGCTTGCTTTTATCAAAAATGTTGGTCCATGGTTAAACATGATTTTACTAAGGCGACACTATCCATTTTAAATTCGGGGATGGTCTTGAAGGAAATTAATAGAACCTTTATCACTCTTATCCCAAAGAATGACGCTCCGGAAGGGGTCTCTGATTACAGGCCAATTAGCCTGTGTAATGTGATCATGCGTGTGATTACTAAGTGTATTGCCAATCGACTTGCAAAAGTTATGGGTGCTCTTGTTAGTGAAACGCAAAATGCTTTCCTTCCGGGCAGAAGTATCAGTGATAATATTTTGCTGGATCATGAAGCAGTTCACAGTGTTTCGCGCCATAAGAAGGGCTTGCAAGGGCGATGCGTGTTTAAAGCAGATATGAGTAAGGCGTATGATAGAATAAGGTGGGATTTCTTAGAGTTGATTCTGGTCAAAATTGGACTCCCGCAAAAGATGGTAAGACTTATTATGAATTGTGTTACCTCAGTAAGTTATGAGATTCTTTTTAATGGGACGTCGCTCCCACAATTCAAACCTCAGTGTGGGCTAAGACAGGGGGATCCTCTGTCTCCGTATCTCTTTCTTCTTTGTATGGAGGTTCTCTCGGCAAATATTGAACATGCGCAGGAGGCAGGCATAGTGCACGGGTTTAAATTATGCAGAGGGGTACGACCTATCACACACCTGTTTTTTGCTGATGATGCGGTTTTCTTCTTCAAGGACAAAGAAAGGTCGGCCTCGCATCTCATGAATATTATCAACGACTATTGTGAGGTTTCAGGACAGAAGATTAATCCGGAGAAATCGGGGATCATTTTTAGCCCGAATATGACGCTAGCGAATGCCCAAACCATTCTCAGAACCTTCAATGTGCGGAGGAATAAAGGTATTGGTAAGTATCTCGGTATCCCGGCAGAGTTTCAGAAGTCGAAGAAAGATATCTTCCAAGCTTTGGTGGATCATATAACAAAGAGGATCTCTTCATGGAATGGCATCTTTCTATCACCGGCGGGACGTTTAACCCTAATTTCATCGGTCCTATCCAATCTCTCAAATTATTTTCTATCGGTTTTTAAAATTCCG AGATTAGTTTCCGGGGATAAGTCGCTATTCTGCACGGTTTTTCGGCAAAAGCTGTTTGGATCGCAGGTTTTTGATCCCGGGAAATTGCCGTGTAAAGGGACCAGTGGCTCATGGGGTTTGCGTAGTATTCTTCATGGATTTCAAAAGATTAAGGACTTCTTTGGATGGAAGCCGGGGCGAAACTCGAGTTTAAATGTCTGGACAACACGATGGGTGGGGGGTGCGTATCCGGAGCCTAAAGATAACTGGCTTGGTCACGAAAATGTACATATGACTAACTTACAGGTGAGACATCTCTTGCTACCTAATGGGAATTGGAATGAACTTTTTGTCCGGGCGTTGTTTCGTGAGGAACATGCAGAGAGGATCCTGGCGACACGGGCAAGGTCAAcaaatttagttgatgggatttTTTGGCCATTCACTAAGGATGGGGTTTTTACGGTTAAGAGTGGATATGGTCTGATCTTTGAAGAGTATATGAATAGGAAGGGTACGTTGAAAGATAAAGCTAGAATTGGAAATCGTGGAAAGGTCTTCTGTCGAACGCAGTTATGGAACCTTCCGGTCCCTAACACATGGAAAATTCTTCTGTGGAGAATCATTACGAACACGCTCTCTGTGGGGAAAGAATTTCAGCAACGAAATATGGAGTTGGATGTGTCGTGTGGTCTGTGTGGTGATTACCAAAATCATTTGGAGACTGTTGAACATTTGTTTAGGGATTGCGAGGTTTCTGCTAGAATTTGGGCGGGATCTGATTTAGGTATTAAAGTTGATGGTGCGAAGTCTTTAAATATGACTGACTGGATCATTGATTGGACTCGGTACCTGGCGAAGCAGGAAGGAGGGATAAAGAGGGTTATTCTCTTCATAGCAATCTTCTGGGGTTTATGGATTATTCGTAACAAGGTTAAGTTTGAAGGATTGGCTACGAACCCTCATTTATTGTTTGGAAGGATTTTTGACTTAATCAATGAAAAGGTACGCACCCTATGTGAACAGGTGGATGGCAAGGGTTCGAAGGCAGGGTCGGTAAGGAGTACTGGGGAGCCATTTGAAGAGACTAACGCGGATTTAAGAGACGGGCACTCTTTTCAAATGATTGGGAAGCCGGATCAGTGTAATGTACTACGGGTTAAGGTGGATGCTAGTTGGGAACGATCTTATAGGGCGGCCATTGGGTGGGTGGCGTACGATGAGTCGGGGCATGAGTTTTTTCGACGGCAGGTAAGGACTAGAGCGGAATCGATTGCGGCGGCGTTGGGTATTCGTGATGTTCTTGGTTGGGCAAGTTCTGGGGTTTTTTCCACCTGA